Within the Nocardioides aurantiacus genome, the region TGGCCGGGACCCCCGCCGACCTGCTCGACCTCGACTGGGAGCAGCACCTGCGCCCGGTCGCCCCGTCCGGACCGACCCCCTCGAGGAGCCCACGATGACGTCCTTCGGCTACACCCTGATGACCGAGCAGGCGGGGCCGCGCGCCCTCGTCGACCACGCCGTGCGCGCCGAGGACGCCGGCTTCGACTTCGAGGTGATGAGCGACCACTACTCGCCCTGGCTCGCGGCGCAGGGCCACGCGCCGTACGCCTGGTCGGTGCTCGGCGCCGTCGCCCACGCCACCTCGCGGGTCGGGCTGATGACCTACGTGACCTGCCCGACCGTGCGCTACCACCCGGCCGTCGTGGCGCAGAAGGCCGCGACCGTGCAGCTGCTCGCCGAGGGCCGCTTCACCCTCGGCCTCGGCAGCGGCGAGAACCTCAACGAGCACGTCGTCGGCACCGGCTGGCCGGCCGTGCAGGACCGCCAGGCGATGCTGCGCGAGGCGATCGAGATCATCCGCGAGCTGCACACCGGCGAGCTCACCGACTACCGCGGCGAGTACTTCCAGGTCGACTCCGCCCGCATCTGGGACCTGCCCGAGGGCGGCGTGGACATCGGCGTCGCCGCCGGCGGCGAGCGCGCCATCGAGGCGCTCGCGCCGCTGGCCGACCACCTGGTCGCCACCGAGCCCGACGGCGAGCTGGTCACCACGTGGAACGGCGTCGACGGCGCTCCCCGCGTCGGTGAGCGCGCCCGGGCCGTGGGTCAGATCCCGATCTGCTGGGACGCCGACGAGTCGGCGGCCGTCGAGCGCGCCCACGAGCAGTTCCGCTGGTTCGCCGGCGGCTGGTCGGTCAACGCCGACCTGCCCACCACCGCCGGGTTCGCCGGCGCCACCCAGTACGTCCGCCCCGAGGACGTCGCTGCGTCGATCCCCTGCGGGCCCGACCTCGACGCGATCGTGGAGGCGGTGCGGCCGTTCTGGGAGAACGGCTTCACCGACGTCGCCCTCGTCCAGATCGGCGGCGACACCCAGGAGGCCTTCCTCGCCGAGGTGGCCCAGCCCCTGCTCGAGAAGCTCAGAAAGGCATCGTCATGACGCAGTCCGTCCCCTCCTCCGACGACCCCCGCGTGGAGGTCCTCCAGGCCGTCTACGACCGGGTGAACTCCTATGAGGAGTCCGCCACCCCCGAGATGATCCGCAAGGAGCTCGACGAGGCCATCGCCGAGGCCGGCATCGACGTCAGCGAGGAGACCCGCCACACCCTCGCCCAGCACATCGACGACCGGGGTGGGCGGGAGGACGTCGCCAAGCTGCTGTGAGGTGGGGTGGGGCAGTTTCACCGGCTAGCCGGTGAAACTGCCCGCTGGCGTCCGGGATGTCCGATCTCGCGGGCAGTTTCCCGTGCGCGCCGCCCGGTTCGTCCCCCGTACGCCGCCCCCGCACCACGCCCCGGCACGACGCCCCCCGCCCCCGTACGCCGCCCGCCCCCCGCTCAGCCGACCGGCGCGAGGCCGGCCTTGGTGCCGCCGAAGGCGAGGAACAGCAGGTCGGTCATCGCGAAGCCGCCCTTCGTGGCGCTGACGACGTTGGGTCGCCAGTCGGGCTCGCGGACGATGCTGATCCGGCTGCCCTCGATGACGCGGTGGAAGGTCTCGGCCAGGATGCGGGCGCCGACCCCGGTCAGCCTGCCCTTGTTGAGCTCGGCCTCGCGCAGCACGTAGAACCACAGCGGGGTGCGCGCGGCGACGGCGTTGCGCTCGGCGTCGGTGAGGTGGTCCAGCTTGGCGCCGCCCCTGCCCTCCAGGATCTGCGCCCGGGTCAGCGGGGTGACGGTGACGCCGGCGTTCTTCAGTCGCGTCACCATCTGCTGGCCGGTCGCGAGGCGCACCAGGGAGCCGCGCACCAGGTTGCGGAAGGCCAGGTTGTGCTGCATGGGCGGCGTCGAGTCGTCGCCGCCGAAGCTGCCGGCCGGGAGGAACGACAGCGGGTCGGTCAGGCGGGTGTCGATGCGCATCGCGCGGTTGACGCCGCTGTCGGGCGCGGGCAGGCCGGGGCGCCCTCCCGCCGGGAAGTCGTAGAGCCGCCGCCAGTCGGCGATCCAGCTGCTCACCAGCCTCCTGTTGCCGCCGAGGTCGCCGCCGGTGCCGGAGAAGAAGAACAGCAGGTCGAGCGACCCGCCACCGTCGGAGAACACGGAGTTCCAGTTGTAGGCGTCGCGGATCATGCTGTGGCCCATCCGGAACGCCGCCACGGAGAACTCCACCGGCATCGTCGGCATCGTCATCGCGGTCGCGTCGGGCTCGACGACCTTGCGGCCGCGGTCGAAGACGTCGTCGAGGACCCGGGCGTCGCAGATGCGCGGCAGGTAGTCGTGGCGCACGATCCACTGGTAGTGCAGCGTCACCCGACGCCGGGCCCGTCGGAACTTCTCCGCCTCCGGCGTGCCCCGGGGGAGCTTGTCGACGACCCGGTTGTGGAAGTGGATGAAGGCCAGGTGGGTCTGGCCGACCGCAAGGTTCTCGTCGTTGCGCGGGTCGGGGATGTCGGCCCGGCGCGCCGTGCTGAGCGGGCCGGTGCCGACCCGCGGGAGGTCACGGCCGACCTTGACGCGCAGGTCGCCCTCGCGCTGGGTGTCGCCGGTGCGCAGGTGGATCCGGTCGGGCGCGTAGAACCCGACGGAGCCAGGGCTGCCCGGGCCCGCGCCGTACAGGCTGTCGAGGTCGAGCGACGGCGACCGGCCGCTGAGCAGCGTGGCGGGGTCGATCTCGCCGCTGGTCATGAGGTCGGTCTTGTCGAGGGTCAGGTCGTGGTCGACGAACTGGCCGAGGTAGGTGTAGCCCGCCGGCACGTTGCCGGCCGTGCCGCCGCCCCCGACCGTCATCGCGCGCGCGAGCTTGCGCGCCAGCGGGATCGGCAGCGCCGGGCCCTTGGGGCCGAGGCGGGAGAAGCGGAACGGCGGCGCGGCCCTTGCGGCCAGCGGGGCGGCCGCGACCGGGCGGGGGCTCGCGACCTCGGTGAGCGGGTCGCCCTCCTCGCCGGTGCGCCCGCCGACCTGGGTGGTGAGCACCCCCTCGCCCTGGACGAAGAACGTCTCCGACCCGTGCTTGACGTGCTCCCGTGCCATGCCGAGCTCCCCTCGCCGGTCCCTCCAGGCCTACCAGGACCGGGCCTGCGACGACCAGGGTCGGCGAGGGGTACGCCGCCACTGGTGTGGACCAGCCGCGGGGACTACGTCTCGTGGACCGGGGTCCCGTCGACCCACGTCGAGACCACCCGCGCCCCGGCCACCGAGGCGAGCTCCCCGGCGAACGGGTCGCGGTCGAGCAACACCAGGTCGGCGACCGCGCCGGGCGCGATCGTGCCCGCGTCGTCGCGGTGGTTCACCCAGGCCGACCCGCTGGTGTACGCCGCGAACGCGGTCTCCAGCGACACCGCCTGCTCCGGCAGGAACGGCCGCCCGGGATCGCCGTCCTCGGGGTCCCACCGGTTGACCGCGACGTGGATCGCGGCGAGCGGGTCGGGGGAGGAGACCGGCCAGTCGCTGCCCATCACCAGCCGGGCGCCGGAGGCGTGCAGCGATCCGAAGGGGTACTGCCAGGCGCTGCGCTCGGGCCCCAGGAAGGGCAGCGTCAGCTCGTCCATCTGGTCGTCGTGGCAGGCCCACAACGCCTGCGCGTTGGCGGCCACGCCCAGCGCGGCGAAGCGGGGGACGTCGGCGGGGTCGACGACCTGCAGGTGGGCGACGTGGTGGCGCAGGTCGGCGCCGGCGGGCAGGCCCTCGAAGGCGTCCAGCGCCTCGCGCACCCCGCGGTCGCCGATCGCGTGGACGTGGACCTGGAAGGCACTCGCGGCGAGCAGGGCGACGTACTGCCCCAGCGCGGCGGCGTCGACGAAGGAGTGGCCGCGGTTGGCGGTGACGTGCCCGCAGCGGTCGAGGTAGGGCGCGTTCATCGCGGCCGTGAAGTTCTCCGCGACGCCGTCCTGCATGATCTTCACGCTCGTGGCGCGGAACCTGCCGTGGGTGTACGCCGCCCGCCGCTCCAC harbors:
- a CDS encoding amidohydrolase, which codes for MSQPPVTAFVHARVFDGHRHRGEVGAVLVQEGRVVAVGEDVPAGARVVECAGGLLLPGFVDAHVHTVQGGLERIRCDLSDGRTREDYLARVADHAAAHPADPWVLGGGWGMSAFPGGTPTAADLDTVVADRPAFLPNRDHHGAWVNTRALELAGITAATPDPPGGRIERDPTGAPTGTLHEGAMALVAALLPRTLDTDYDRALLEGQRHLHSLGVVGWQDAIVGSYAGMDDPGPAYVRAAERGDLTGHVVGALWWDREQGAEQVASLVERRAAYTHGRFRATSVKIMQDGVAENFTAAMNAPYLDRCGHVTANRGHSFVDAAALGQYVALLAASAFQVHVHAIGDRGVREALDAFEGLPAGADLRHHVAHLQVVDPADVPRFAALGVAANAQALWACHDDQMDELTLPFLGPERSAWQYPFGSLHASGARLVMGSDWPVSSPDPLAAIHVAVNRWDPEDGDPGRPFLPEQAVSLETAFAAYTSGSAWVNHRDDAGTIAPGAVADLVLLDRDPFAGELASVAGARVVSTWVDGTPVHET
- a CDS encoding peroxidase family protein; this encodes MAREHVKHGSETFFVQGEGVLTTQVGGRTGEEGDPLTEVASPRPVAAAPLAARAAPPFRFSRLGPKGPALPIPLARKLARAMTVGGGGTAGNVPAGYTYLGQFVDHDLTLDKTDLMTSGEIDPATLLSGRSPSLDLDSLYGAGPGSPGSVGFYAPDRIHLRTGDTQREGDLRVKVGRDLPRVGTGPLSTARRADIPDPRNDENLAVGQTHLAFIHFHNRVVDKLPRGTPEAEKFRRARRRVTLHYQWIVRHDYLPRICDARVLDDVFDRGRKVVEPDATAMTMPTMPVEFSVAAFRMGHSMIRDAYNWNSVFSDGGGSLDLLFFFSGTGGDLGGNRRLVSSWIADWRRLYDFPAGGRPGLPAPDSGVNRAMRIDTRLTDPLSFLPAGSFGGDDSTPPMQHNLAFRNLVRGSLVRLATGQQMVTRLKNAGVTVTPLTRAQILEGRGGAKLDHLTDAERNAVAARTPLWFYVLREAELNKGRLTGVGARILAETFHRVIEGSRISIVREPDWRPNVVSATKGGFAMTDLLFLAFGGTKAGLAPVG
- a CDS encoding LLM class F420-dependent oxidoreductase encodes the protein MTSFGYTLMTEQAGPRALVDHAVRAEDAGFDFEVMSDHYSPWLAAQGHAPYAWSVLGAVAHATSRVGLMTYVTCPTVRYHPAVVAQKAATVQLLAEGRFTLGLGSGENLNEHVVGTGWPAVQDRQAMLREAIEIIRELHTGELTDYRGEYFQVDSARIWDLPEGGVDIGVAAGGERAIEALAPLADHLVATEPDGELVTTWNGVDGAPRVGERARAVGQIPICWDADESAAVERAHEQFRWFAGGWSVNADLPTTAGFAGATQYVRPEDVAASIPCGPDLDAIVEAVRPFWENGFTDVALVQIGGDTQEAFLAEVAQPLLEKLRKASS